The following nucleotide sequence is from Apium graveolens cultivar Ventura chromosome 4, ASM990537v1, whole genome shotgun sequence.
tttcttagttatgccttatttctaagatatactgaagtttatcagactataatctttatctgatcatttgcacatacacacactatcactccatataaatgatgaaaattaatgtggtgattaagttgtttctgataaacagttaagtattatttgcataaattctgaggacaagttatgattatgttctgatgattaaactctaaagaaaccagtcagtatttgtgtgaagaaacacaaaaacaatcattcactttttgagtacagaagccatattctgatgaccgttaaattctgataatagtcaagttcgatgcaaatactgatgtttacgtggcattatttatttacttgacttatttttggtatttactgtaacggttatatttctcagaaaaataattaggtgagataaaaatagtcataatcatttgttagtgggttgcgtgttggttttggtatgtgcatgtgtgcaataattactgcatgtttacTGTGCCCACTATTTATGTTTTAACTGATTACACGCTGCCAAGCGTAAAGCTGCCGGTTCTAATTCACAAAAAGAGACGTTACCATGTGCAGAATATAAAtatcagagataaaagattatacaatcttttacccaCTCTTTTACTCTATTCTCTTCTCTCTTATTTTCCTACTCTCTTATTTTTCTGACgttctcttacaggcattttatcaaacaccttgcaatcacaaaatcaagctgctcaacatactcagttaaatgagatccaatcttcagtggaactacttctttctctactcctgacagatgatgccaaaaagggggagaaggtagttaagtccaaatacTCACCAAGCCAAATACTGAAgaaaaggatgatcatggagatgaccagggaaactatgaaaagagtagaggtcaaagtcaagggaagcagctgTGCAGAATTCCCACTCACAAACAAGTTCTCATCAGAGAATTTCTAGTAGCAAGAACTCTGATAGATCTGCTATGCAAGGaaggaataaggaaggaaagaagccaacGGATCAGGATGTTCTCATCAGAGAATGTCTAGTAGCAAGAACTCTGATAGATCTGCTATGCAAGGAAGGAATAagaaaggaaagaagccaacagatcaggatgttcctttgttgatcacaaatgctgatacttcaaatactgatgatcaagttctgacaactacttctgatgtgatagtccaagctggaagccaagagtcacataagtttttgcagactttgaaattcaaaggaaagaaagcaacattcttctacaaagatcccaaaatttaatctgttgatgaagaattggccaagagattattccttaaggataatccaggagtggatttagaggaattaagagaagaagaagctaaatttgctgctgagaagagcaaacccaatcaaaagcttctgatgctaaaaagccaccaaggccaaaagaaaaggggattgtgataagagaaagcTTTGCCACAGAGATTCTTAGATCAagtactagatctcaaactactactgatcccaaagtcaagggaaaaggaaaatttggggagacagtcaagaaacagaagatgaagattcctcaaattctgatggatcctgtgtgcaagatggttcaagtctttgatgatactgctgctgaagatgaaatagttaaaactctgaagagaaagaggatgacagaagaatctaagacaacctatgacatagctcaagttgttcagactgaagatatttcagaacaacaagctacagatgaaactgcaaattctgaccaattcatcaagacatcaacctctgacactgctcaagttgacatagacagcttaacattagaagacaagaagaagctgctatggaacaagtctattccagttcagactaagacaaatcagatgttgaatcaacttgcagcatttggggtaaaagccaagcaagctagagacacttctggattaggttccgacagagagaaattccagactgggatagaagttgatattagagatccattcacattaactgacaagccatttgaagagatcacacagaagcaccttgaaaagtgttttctgctcaagtagtgatggatactcatgatgattatgaagtaaaagagaaattgatcttatttctgattgatggcagaacttatagattatctgaatctgatgtgctgaagaaatctgtcaaagagctccaatatattcattatctactggaggtaaattctgatgttataaggaaatggtcagaatatattctgaagacAATAAGAAATTTACTCAGAATATTTGGTGCAAGAATGACAaagtatactccaatgatgactgaggatgatggaagagaaattcttatgaagaagaattctgctaaggtagaattaattctgaaaggaagatgcttatgctataatgaagattctacacatccaagggtaatcagactgggagatggacttgaaagaactcTAATTTATGCactcagagctgccatatatcagattggtgatactgaagatgaagaactgcagcaagtcaaagctcagttacttgaagttaaaagaaatgcagaAACCCAGatggtatcagactttgtaaggaatcattttggattcaggctgattcagtgaatttggtTAAAGCTACGTGTACTGTAAGGTGTATTTAgctgtttaaaataatatctcattgcatttgtacttaaatgtttttgacatcatcaaatctgttaacttgcatatttttcataatttataagttgggggagattgttagatatatttgtgatgtcatgtctaatctgatttgtttagtttcagaacttagtatcagaacttaactgaaaatcagaacttactgaagacaggaagttatcataacttaaggcgtcagaacttatatcaggacttaagtgcgggtacacttcagataaggaaaacaactgatttataggagaggatctggattaaacaagtaaagatatgcatgaagaattagacagctataggactgcagtagataatctccgattgatgtattctaggaaatagaatcattatcatatcaattaggagatatcttgtaacattgtagtatataaacacagattagggtttacactataagtgttatcattcacgagaatattatttattgtaaccctagcagctcttagtgatatcatacatcactgagagagtagattaaacctactgtaacagagtttgaaatattgaataaacttgttttttgttacatacttgtgtttataatcgaattgattgtagatactatattcaacccccttctatagtatgaTTGAGGCCTAACACTAAGTTCTCTaatggaatttgacttatcgataactcagagttctctaatgaatgttgacttgtcgataactcagagttctctagtgaagaaatgactcgtcgatatctccaatcttcatgtcttcaatttggcttgtcgatatctctctgtgagttctctataagcttttctaacttctcgataagtcatttggagttctcgagtgacttctctataacactaaatctgtgacttgtagagatctttgacttagaatatttttatccaaacagatttattcaacttcaagcttcttcataattcttctgagtcatgatcttcttccagatagaatccttaggcttgatactgtttaaataaaaagactccagtctgctcttttacatttttacagactttaaatgttacaagtacaaatgcaaactaagattacaatacaacttacttaggcttgttaatttgacttagtcttgttaaagtataagcatgtcttgcacaacagctgCTGTCCAGTAAGGAAAATGAGGATCAGACATAAAATGACTTAAATGTTGAACACAGAAGGCAAGATCAGGTCGAGTATGTGTGAGAAAATTGAGTTTCCCAACTAATTTTCTACACAAAGATGGATCAGGAATTGGAAGACCTGTTTTGTGAAGAAGTTTGACATTTAAATCCAAAGGACTAACTATAACAGTATAATCTGTAGGATCAAACTCATCGAGCAATTCCAAAGTAAATTTTCTCTGTAAAATACTATGCCATCAGAGACATGATTAAACTCAATGCCCAGAAAATAATGGACGGGGACAAGATATTTGATTTTGAAGGTTGAATCAAGAGCTTGCTTGACTGAAGTGATCTCAAACATATCATTTCCCACAACcagtatatcatcaacataaacagCCAGAAAAACAACGGAAGAACCTGACTTCTTTTAAAACATTTTTAGTTTCATGTACACATCCTCATGTAAATCCCCGTGAAGAAAAGTGTTATTAACATCAAGTTGTGACATATGCCACCCTTTCTTAACAACAACAGCAACTAATGTCCTTATGGTGGTCATTTTGACAATAGGGGAAAAAGTTTCCGTGTAGTCTACACCCAATTTTTGTGTAAACCCTTTAACAACTAATCGTGCTTTATAGCGTTCAATTGATCCATCAGCATGACGTTTGATTTTAAATACCCACTTACATGAGATTGCCTTCTTACCAGGTGGGAGAGGGACTAGTTCCCAAGTTTTATTAGCTTCTAATACAGAAAATTCTTTAGCAATAGCATCCTGCCATTCATGATATTTAATAGCCTTTTTATATGAATGAGGTTCAGAGACAGGAGTAGAAAGGAACTGAGAAACATTATGGTAGGATGAAACAGGGACATGAAGTAAGGGATTAGTGCAAAGAGATGGAATTGTGCAAGCACAAGTAGCAGCTGTACAAGAAGACTGCTATGGATGGATGTAATCTTGTAATTAGGATGGAGGTTTAATGGATCTTGTAGAATTTCTTAAAGGAAGTTCAGGATTAGGTTGAACAAAGGACTGGGAAGGCAGAGAAAAATCAGATGATGAAGTTGAGAAAGAGGTGTTGGAACAGAGAATTGTTCTATAGAAGTAAAGTCAGATACAGGTAAAGGGAGGCAGTGAGAAAGCATAAACATTTACTTACAAATAAAGAAGAAGATACCATGTAAACATTGCAATGAAGAAGAAGATACCAAGTAAAAATTGTAATGTAGAAGAAGATGTTTATCAATGAAAGAGAGCAAAATCTTATTTACTGAATTGTTTGTTAAATCTGGAATGCTGTATAATATGTTATTTAAATACAGATTAAGAGGGAAAATCTGTTACTAACTAACTCGTTGACCCTCGTTGACTATTTACAGTAATCAATAAATAGAAAAGAAACTGTGATGTCATGTAACACTCCCAACACTCCCCTCAAGTTGGAGGGAGGTTTGCAGACCCAACTTGCCAATAATAGCATGATGCTGTAGACCAGTTAGGGGTTTAGTTAAAACATCATCCAACTGATCTTTAGTTGGTGTATAGCTGAGAGTGATGAGACCAGAACTGAGCTTTTCCCGGACAAAATGACAGTCGATGTCAATATATTTGGTGCGTTCATGATATACCAAATTCTTAGCAATGTAAATTGCATCTTGATTATCACATTTAATTGGAACATGTATAACACCAGGTACCTCAAATTCTGTTAACAGACGTGACGATCAAGCGAGTTCAGCAGTGATTCTTCGAAGGGACCTGTATTCAACCTCTGCTGACAATAGAGAAACAATATGTTGTTTCTTAGATTTCTAGGGGATAATATTGTTACCAAGAAGAATGACAAAACCACTGACAGATCGTCTAGAGTGAGGACAAGCTCCCCAATCTGCATCACAATAACCTTGAATAGAAAAGGAAGGAGTATTGCTGAAAAATAACCCCTGAGCTGGATCATTCTTTAAATACCTTAGGACATGTAAAGTTGCTGTCCAGTGAGGCAAACGAGGATCAAACATAAACTGACTTAAATGTTGAACACAGAAGGCAAGATCAGGTCGAGTATGTGTGATGAAATTGAGTTTCCCAACTAATTTTCTATACAAAGATGGATCAGAAATCGGAAGACCTGTTTTGTGAAGAAATTTGACATTTAAATCCAAAGGACTAACAACAACAGTAGAATCTGGAGGATCAAACTCATTGAGCAATTCCAAAGTAAATTTTCTCTGAGATAATATTATGCCATCAGGGACATGATTAAACTCAATGCCCATAAAATAATGGACAGGGCTAAGATCTTTGATTTTGAAGGTTGAATCAAGAGCTTGCTTGACTGAAGTGATCTCAGACATATCATTTCCCATAACCAATATATCATCAATATAAACGGCCAGAAAAAATAATGGAAGAACCTGACTTCTTGTAGAAAAAAGAGTAATCATTTTTAGACGTGTTATACCCTCTATCAAGTAGAAAATCACGAAGCTTAGAGTGCCATTATCTGGAGGCCTGTTTAAGGACATTTAAGATTTTAAGAATTTGCAAACTAGAGTTGAATCGGATAGTTGAAGACCAGGGGGTGGTTTCATGTACACATCATCATGTAAATCTCCGTGAAGAAAAGCGTTATTAACATCAAGTTGTGACATATGCCACCCTTTCTTAACAACAACAACTAATGTCCTTATGGTGGTCATTTTGACAACAGGGAAAAAAA
It contains:
- the LOC141718806 gene encoding uncharacterized protein LOC141718806; this encodes MLWDDIEGLCLAPLCSCGCKCGVAQKLSKLQQDQKVIQFLMGLNDTYSVMRGYVLMSSPLPSIGQVYNILLQEESQREIQSGAHFMSDSASLAVNTKFQSGSSQGFRRKFNFESKKSILHCNYCKKPGHLIDKCYKLHGFPADFKFTKPKRMVAHVEVADTNNNNGVSSPGTPSALLVSDSNAPSSVNFAGNSAHTACLINSNYITWIIDSGASDHMCAHKSLFSSINPLAQPITVSLPNGHTITISSIGTVPISPDLILQNVLFVPHFKFNLLSVHKLTEQLHCTIHFSHDGCFLQGSSLKMPLALGKLNKGLYLFSHVVPDSMLGISSFSSPQYCNNVEKSYHNSTVSSSVQPNPELPLRKSTRSIKPPTYLQDYIHPYQSSCKAATCACTIPSLCTNASLHVPVSSCHYVSRFLSTPVSEPHLYEEAIKFPEWKDVIAKEFSVLEAKTWELVSLPPGKKAISCKWVFKIKHHVDGSIERYKASLVVKGFTQKLGVDYTEFFFPVVKMTTIRTLVVVVKKGWHMSQLDVNNAFLHGDLHDDVPPDNGTLSFVIFYLIEGITRLKMITLFSTRSQVLPLFFLAVYIDDILVMGNDMSEITSVKQALDSTFKIKDLSPVHYFMGIEFNHVPDGIILSQRKFTLELLNEFDPPDSTVVVSPLDLNVKFLHKTGLPISDPSLYRKLVGKLNFITHTRPDLAFCVQHLSQFMFDPRLPHWTATLHVLRYLKNDPAQGLFFSNTPSFSIQGYCDADWGACPHSRRSVSGFVILLEFEVPGVIHVPIKCDNQDAIYIAKNLVYHERTKYIDIDCHFVREKLSSGLITLSYTPTKDQLDDVLTKPLTGLQHHAIIGKLAATCACTIPSLCTNPLLHVPVSSYHNVSQFLSTPVSEPHSYKKAIKYHEWQDAIAKEFSVLEANKTWELVPLPPGKKAISCKWVFKIKRHADGSIERYKARLVVKGFTQKLGVDYTETFSPIVKMTTIRTLVAVVVKKGWHMSQLDVNNTFLHGDLHEDVYMKLKMF